CTTCATGACATCCTCCTCCACAGACGCCTTCCGGGCGCCTACTCCAACCTTGTTGAATAACATTATTATGATTGTTCAACAGAAAGCAATCGAAACAGCGACGCGGCATGTCGGATCGCGCAAGGAGACCACCTTGCGAGCAAACCCGCATTCAAACGGCTGATAATGAAGAAAAATGGTGGGCCCGGAGGGCCTGCCGAATTCGAGCAAAATCAGCTGCTTAACCCCGTGTGGGACGAAAACCCCGCTTCATAAAAATCAATGGCTTAACAAAGCGACCGTCCCACTTTTTCCGGCCGTTTTCGGCCCTTCTTTCCCACTCGCGTTGCGCCCAGAGAGGCGCGCATGAGCGGGGCCCGGCCGTTTCGGGATGTGAAGCTGCAGTGGCTTCAGCAATTGAGCTGCGACAAGGATTTGAGCGACAACGCGCGATCCGTGGCCCTCTATATCGTCACCACGCATTTGAACGGCCACACCGGAAAGGCGTGGCCGTCCTATCAAACGATTGCCGACGCGACCGGCAAGAGCGTCAAGACCATTCAGCGCGCCGTCCGTGAACTTGAGGTCAAAGGATGGTTCGAGGTCCAGCGCGGAAATGGCGTCGGGCACAACACAGAATATCGTCCCTCAGCGGCGTCGATTTTACGCGCATCGGACGCCCGCGAAAAGACGGACAAAGTTGTCACCCTTTACCCAGATAAAGGCGGTCAGATGTGCCCAGCGAAGGGGGACAAATATGTCCACCAAACCCAGAGAAAGAAAAAATAAAAAAACCTAACCCGCGCGAGGACGCCCCGCCGCGCGTCGAGACGCGGCGAGCCGTCCCGCTCGTTTTCGTGGCTGAAACCAAGTCGGATCAGGTCGAGCAATGGCGCGATTGGTTGCGGCGTCACGGCTTTCCTTCGATCGATGCCTTGGGCATGCGGACGGTGAAAACCGGGAAAGCAGGCTATGCCCTGCCCAGCTATTGGCCACCGGACGAAGCAAGCTCCAGCGCGCTCGATTGGATCGCTTTCTTCAGCCGCCGCCGTGACCACATCGCCGCCGAAACCGCCCGACAGACCGACCTTCGGAGGGCGTCATGACGGACGGCGATTTGAAGGGAGCAAGGCGACCCCTGTCATACGGCGAGCCGTCCGACAGGGAGCCTTGTGAGGGGAGGCAGGCCTCCCCTTCAAACCCCACCAAGAGCACGCGGGGATCGCGCAAAGGCGACCTCAATGCCCTCGTGGTTTTCCGCTGCACGGCATCGGAAAAGCAGGCGCTGACCGCACGTGCGGCGCGGGCCGGTGTGCCCTTCACCACGCTGATGCGGGAAGCGCTCGGCCTCACCGAGGCGCGCGGCCGCCGTCCGGTTCCCAAGGTGGACCCGGAGTTGGTGCGCGCCGTCGCGCGGATCGGCGGCAACCTCAACCAGATCGCGCGATGGCTGAATGCGGCCCAGGTTCAGGGCCAGGTGTCCGCTATCGACGCAATCACGGTTGCCGCGCGCCTGGTCACCATCGAGCGGGCGCTATCGGAAACCCTTGAGCAGTTCACGGCCAAGGATGGCGCGCCGTGCTGATCAAGTTTTTCCGAAACGGCCAGGGCGGCGGATCGGGACCGGTTGACTATCTGGTCGAGCGCGACGTTGTCGCTTACGACCAGAGCCGCAACGCGATCCGCGATGAGCGCGGCGAGGTCATGCTGTTTGCCCGCGAGCCCTTGCCTGAAGTGCTGCGCGGCGACACCGAGCGCATGCGCGCGCTGATCGACGCCTGCCCACACCAATGGACCTATCGCGCCGGCGTCATCGCCTTCACGGCGGAAGACGCGCCGAACCCTGCCCAGCAACGGCAGGTGATGGACGCCTTTGAGAGCCTTGCCTTTGCCGGCCTCGAATCCGACCAGCGCGATATGCTGTGGGTACGCCACACCCATGAGGGCCGCGTCGAGCTGCATTTCGTGACGCCGCGCATGGAGCTTGCGAGCGGGCGCAGCCTCAACATCACGCCGCCCGGCTACCAGAAGCACTACGACGCCTTGCGCGATGTTCTGAACAAGGAACACGGCTGGAACGATCCGGTGGCGCCGGAGCGCGCCCGCGAGACCGTCAGCCTAATCGAGAGCGTTAGGCGTGGCGATGCTCGTGAGTTGATCCATGACTGGATCGTCCAGCGCATCGAGACCGGCGAAATCAATGACCGCCCAAGCATGACCGAGGCCTTGACGGCGGCAGGTTTCGACCTGCCGCGCGCCGGCAAAAACTACATCACCGTGCGCGACCCCGAGGCGGACGAGCGCTGGCGTCTGAAAGGAGACCTGTTCCGTGAAGACTGGACCCGAGAGAATACCCTTGAGCGAGCGCTTGAAAGATCGGCTGGCGAGCCCAGCCGTTCCGGAAGCCGGCTCGACGCCATCGCCCTCGACGAGCTTCGAGACCGATTGGAGCGAAGCCTTGAAGCGCGCGCAAGCTACAATCAAGACCGATATCCGCAGCTTCACGGACGCGAACCGCCAGCACTTGAGCGCGGCACTGGCGACGACCGAGGCGGACGTGAACCGGCTTCGCTCGATGGTGCAGCCATTCTTCCTGACCATGGGCGCGGTGGCCTTACTGATCATCCTGTTGAGCTTCACCGCGAGCTGGTTTTGGGCGGGGCTGATGATCGACCGCGCCCAGAGCGCCAGCCTCTGGCAGATGGGCTTGCAAATCAACCAGACCAGCAACGGCAAGGTCCTGACCTGGAACGTCGACCGCCTTCAGCTGATCACCTGCCAGGCCGGCACAGCCAAAACCGCATGCCTGAAGATCGTCCAAGGAGATTGACCGATGACCAAAGCCACCAGGCCGCCGATGCCCGAGAACCTGTCGCCGCTGGAGCGCGAATTGTTGGGTTACGTCGAGACGTTGATGAACACCTTGCAGAGCGGAACCGCGCAGTTCG
The Shinella zoogloeoides DNA segment above includes these coding regions:
- a CDS encoding helix-turn-helix domain-containing protein, which encodes MSGARPFRDVKLQWLQQLSCDKDLSDNARSVALYIVTTHLNGHTGKAWPSYQTIADATGKSVKTIQRAVRELEVKGWFEVQRGNGVGHNTEYRPSAASILRASDAREKTDKVVTLYPDKGGQMCPAKGDKYVHQTQRKKK
- a CDS encoding MobC family plasmid mobilization relaxosome protein, whose protein sequence is MTDGDLKGARRPLSYGEPSDREPCEGRQASPSNPTKSTRGSRKGDLNALVVFRCTASEKQALTARAARAGVPFTTLMREALGLTEARGRRPVPKVDPELVRAVARIGGNLNQIARWLNAAQVQGQVSAIDAITVAARLVTIERALSETLEQFTAKDGAPC
- a CDS encoding relaxase/mobilization nuclease domain-containing protein — protein: MLIKFFRNGQGGGSGPVDYLVERDVVAYDQSRNAIRDERGEVMLFAREPLPEVLRGDTERMRALIDACPHQWTYRAGVIAFTAEDAPNPAQQRQVMDAFESLAFAGLESDQRDMLWVRHTHEGRVELHFVTPRMELASGRSLNITPPGYQKHYDALRDVLNKEHGWNDPVAPERARETVSLIESVRRGDARELIHDWIVQRIETGEINDRPSMTEALTAAGFDLPRAGKNYITVRDPEADERWRLKGDLFREDWTRENTLERALERSAGEPSRSGSRLDAIALDELRDRLERSLEARASYNQDRYPQLHGREPPALERGTGDDRGGREPASLDGAAILPDHGRGGLTDHPVELHRELVLGGADDRPRPERQPLADGLANQPDQQRQGPDLERRPPSADHLPGRHSQNRMPEDRPRRLTDDQSHQAADAREPVAAGARIVGLRRDVDEHLAERNRAVRGAGETLDRHDRKSASGFGRIAEIAHRVTGYVHERLARLRQSFQRHGLDRAGGSVRSAGAGRSDAGDGRAADVTTRSPASDRGRI